The following are from one region of the Archangium lipolyticum genome:
- a CDS encoding efflux RND transporter permease subunit, whose amino-acid sequence MAESLRRRWYEAFIRSTLARPWRVVLAFTLLALGGALLAGRLEFRGSFVELLPKEAPEVQDLTRVAQKAGGDGYLVVRAQGAKPEALRAFSDALARKLETLPEVRYVEHHFDVAFFEERGLLLLPTEQLKALRKDVETRLRYEKQKALAVDLLDEQDAPPDFDAIVKKYSPEAPMREYLGSADGSEVFLMVKPDGTAGDIVFAQKLVDDVKRAAAEVAQGWPGVELDYAGAFQARLEEDAVMRKDLTRAGVLSAVMAVAIILLATRRLWALAVVGVPVIFGVTLTFAVAELAIGHLNIVTGFLVAILIGLGLEYGIHLAMRYWEERREHSAPQALAEAVRGTFAGAITSALTNAAAFFVLLFAQFEAFKQFGLLAGVGVVTSVLVAYGLGPALLVLAERLRPGARKQETAHAPEAPAQATPRLPGKRMPTAAITVILLSVLGFAGYSLYVSPRVGFETNMRNLKGESPAMRLDDHIIEQTGTPLNPAILLVEDLKQAQVVQQVIDEVKARHGADSTFLRSASLNDLLPQDVPAHQEQISALRGMLERLPQDAQEDPRVATVKKMLEAQPYGPEQMPVEVRRRFEALDGKGMFLLLFPSVSNHDTRELSAWASQLDEVIAGSKARGVDLAVLDSNRIAARIFSMVRGDGPFILWAAASVVFVTILISLRSFKRACLVAGPLFLGMLCLAGGMYLFDVQLNFINAVVLPNLLAIAVDNSVHLFHRYEEEGPGSLGHVVRHTGLAAVVATLSNAAGYGALLISHHAGLRSIGQIALLGVMCTFLGTTVFFPAMLALMERWKGRKREGGMVRSLEIGAPRKDEAATEPGERKSA is encoded by the coding sequence TTGGCTGAGTCTCTTCGACGGCGTTGGTACGAGGCCTTCATCCGGAGCACGCTCGCCCGCCCGTGGCGGGTCGTGCTGGCCTTCACGTTGCTGGCGCTGGGTGGAGCCCTGCTGGCCGGACGCCTGGAGTTCCGCGGGTCCTTCGTGGAACTGCTGCCCAAGGAGGCCCCCGAGGTCCAGGATCTGACGCGGGTGGCGCAGAAGGCCGGCGGAGACGGCTACCTGGTGGTGCGCGCGCAGGGCGCGAAGCCCGAGGCGCTGCGCGCCTTCTCCGATGCCCTGGCCAGGAAGCTCGAAACGCTACCGGAGGTGCGCTACGTCGAGCACCACTTCGACGTGGCCTTCTTCGAGGAGCGCGGGCTGCTGCTGCTCCCCACGGAGCAGCTGAAGGCGCTGCGCAAGGACGTGGAGACGCGGCTGCGCTACGAGAAGCAGAAGGCCCTGGCGGTGGACCTGCTGGACGAGCAGGACGCGCCGCCGGACTTCGACGCCATCGTCAAGAAGTACAGCCCGGAGGCGCCCATGCGCGAGTACCTCGGGAGCGCGGATGGCTCCGAGGTATTCCTCATGGTGAAGCCGGATGGGACGGCCGGTGACATCGTCTTCGCGCAGAAGCTGGTGGACGACGTGAAGCGCGCGGCGGCCGAGGTGGCCCAGGGCTGGCCCGGGGTGGAGCTCGACTACGCGGGCGCCTTCCAGGCCCGGCTCGAGGAAGACGCGGTGATGCGCAAGGATCTCACGCGCGCCGGAGTCCTCTCGGCGGTGATGGCGGTGGCCATCATCCTGCTGGCCACGCGGCGGCTGTGGGCGCTGGCGGTGGTGGGCGTGCCCGTCATCTTCGGCGTGACGCTGACGTTCGCCGTGGCGGAGCTGGCGATCGGCCACCTCAACATCGTCACGGGCTTCCTGGTGGCCATCCTCATCGGCCTGGGCCTGGAGTACGGCATCCACCTGGCCATGCGCTACTGGGAGGAGCGGCGCGAGCACTCCGCGCCCCAGGCGCTGGCGGAGGCCGTGCGCGGCACCTTCGCGGGAGCCATCACCTCGGCGCTGACGAACGCGGCGGCCTTCTTCGTGCTGCTGTTCGCCCAGTTCGAGGCCTTCAAGCAGTTCGGCCTGCTGGCGGGCGTGGGCGTCGTCACGTCCGTGCTGGTGGCCTATGGCCTGGGCCCCGCGCTGCTGGTGCTCGCCGAGCGCCTGCGCCCCGGCGCACGCAAGCAGGAGACCGCGCACGCGCCCGAGGCCCCCGCCCAGGCGACGCCGCGCCTGCCCGGCAAGCGCATGCCCACGGCGGCCATCACCGTCATCCTGCTGTCGGTGCTCGGCTTCGCGGGCTACTCCCTCTACGTGTCGCCGCGCGTGGGCTTCGAGACGAACATGCGCAACCTCAAGGGCGAGTCGCCCGCGATGCGCCTGGATGACCACATCATCGAGCAGACCGGCACGCCGCTCAACCCGGCCATCCTCCTGGTGGAGGACCTGAAGCAGGCCCAGGTGGTGCAGCAGGTCATCGACGAGGTGAAGGCGCGCCATGGCGCGGACTCGACCTTCCTGCGGTCCGCCTCGCTCAATGATCTACTGCCCCAGGACGTGCCGGCGCACCAGGAGCAGATCTCCGCGCTGCGCGGGATGCTGGAGCGGCTGCCCCAGGACGCGCAGGAGGATCCGCGCGTGGCCACGGTGAAGAAGATGCTGGAGGCCCAACCCTACGGGCCGGAGCAGATGCCCGTGGAGGTGCGCCGCCGCTTCGAGGCGCTGGATGGCAAGGGCATGTTCCTGCTGCTGTTCCCCTCGGTGTCCAACCACGACACCCGGGAGCTGTCGGCGTGGGCCTCGCAGCTCGACGAGGTCATCGCCGGCTCCAAGGCCCGGGGCGTGGACCTCGCGGTGTTGGATAGCAACCGGATCGCCGCGCGCATCTTCTCCATGGTGCGCGGAGACGGACCGTTCATCCTCTGGGCCGCCGCGTCGGTGGTCTTCGTGACCATCCTCATCAGCCTGCGCAGCTTCAAGCGCGCCTGCCTGGTGGCCGGGCCTCTGTTCCTGGGCATGCTGTGCCTGGCGGGCGGCATGTACCTGTTCGACGTCCAGCTCAACTTCATCAACGCGGTGGTGCTGCCCAACCTGCTCGCCATCGCCGTGGACAACTCGGTGCACCTCTTCCACCGGTACGAGGAGGAGGGCCCTGGCTCCCTGGGCCACGTGGTGCGCCATACGGGCCTGGCGGCCGTGGTCGCCACCCTGTCCAATGCCGCGGGCTACGGCGCTTTGTTGATCTCTCATCACGCGGGCTTGAGGTCGATCGGCCAGATTGCACTTCTGGGCGTCATGTGCACCTTCCTGGGCACCACCGTCTTCTTCCCGGCCATGCTCGCCTTGATGGAGCGCTGGAAGGGCCGGAAGCGGGAGGGGGGCATGGTTCGGAGCCTGGAGATTGGCGCGCCCAGGAAGGACGAGGCCGCTACGGAACCGGGGGAGCGTAAATCGGCGTGA